In Clostridium swellfunianum, a genomic segment contains:
- a CDS encoding NAD(P)H-dependent glycerol-3-phosphate dehydrogenase, which translates to MSCKVTFLGGGSFGTALGIMLAKKGLEVNIWDRDKSVIEDINVKRENLKYLPKITIPYNVKAFSDIEEAVSGSDVIVLAVPSHVIRILSRQISQLVNENQIVVSIAKGIEEDSLKRLSQVIEEEIPQCPVVVLSGPSHAEEVALDIPTVVVVTSRDMTSAEKIQDIFMTNKFRIYTNEDIIGVEIGGAVKNIIALAAGISDGIGYGDNTKSALMTRGMSEITRIGIKLGGKSETFAGITGMGDLIVTCTSMHSRNRRAGILIGQGVSVEEATSKIGMVVEGIKACNAFYKLKEQLNVSMPITEVLHKVLFEGKDAKHGVYELMSRDKKSEIYDI; encoded by the coding sequence ATGAGTTGTAAGGTTACTTTTTTAGGTGGCGGAAGTTTCGGTACTGCTCTAGGAATAATGCTTGCGAAAAAAGGCTTGGAAGTCAATATTTGGGACAGAGATAAAAGCGTTATAGAAGATATAAATGTTAAAAGAGAAAATTTAAAGTATCTGCCTAAAATAACTATTCCCTATAATGTAAAAGCATTCTCAGATATAGAAGAAGCGGTAAGTGGAAGTGATGTAATTGTGCTAGCTGTGCCCTCACATGTCATTAGAATATTGAGTAGACAAATAAGTCAGTTAGTTAATGAGAATCAAATAGTAGTAAGTATAGCAAAAGGGATAGAAGAAGATTCACTTAAAAGGTTATCTCAGGTTATTGAAGAAGAAATTCCCCAGTGCCCTGTTGTGGTTTTATCTGGACCAAGTCATGCTGAAGAAGTTGCTTTAGATATACCTACTGTAGTAGTAGTTACATCGAGAGATATGACAAGTGCCGAGAAAATTCAGGATATATTTATGACCAATAAATTTAGAATTTATACAAATGAAGATATTATCGGAGTGGAAATAGGTGGAGCAGTAAAAAATATTATAGCTTTGGCTGCAGGAATATCTGATGGTATAGGTTATGGAGATAATACAAAATCAGCTTTAATGACAAGAGGTATGAGCGAAATTACGAGGATAGGAATAAAGCTTGGTGGAAAAAGTGAAACTTTTGCCGGAATAACAGGCATGGGAGATCTTATAGTAACTTGCACTAGTATGCATAGCAGGAATAGAAGAGCAGGAATTTTAATAGGACAGGGAGTTTCTGTAGAAGAAGCTACTTCTAAAATTGGCATGGTTGTTGAAGGCATAAAGGCCTGCAATGCATTTTATAAGCTTAAAGAACAGCTTAATGTTTCTATGCCCATAACTGAAGTGCTTCACAAAGTGTTGTTTGAAGGTAAAGATGCAAAGCATGGAGTATACGAACTTATGTCACGTGATAAAAAGAGTGAGATTTATGATATATAA
- a CDS encoding DUF512 domain-containing protein, which produces MKNTIVKVIPGSIAEELEIEVGDKLITINDTVVKDIIDYKFLMADEYIVVQIEKINGELWDLEIEKEYDEDLGVEFESSILDKARSCSNKCVFCFIDQLPKGMRNTLYFKDDDSRLSFLQGNFVTMTNMKDEDIDRIIRYRISPINVSVHTTNPELRVKMLNNRFAGNIYERLKKLAEAGIDINCQIVLCPGLNNGEELIRTSEDLFKLYPAIKNLAVVPVGATKFREGLFPVTLYDRESSRKEIAMVSTLQEKYISIVDHPFIRLSDEFYILADLDVPPSEFYGNYEQLEDGIGMIRLFRDNINNTLKNLNKNATGSFTFITGTSAFKEIEAAAKRINLENSEIKIDTVKIVNRFFGETITVAGLLTGRDIISQVKEYALGEYVIIPRNMLRSGEDVFLDDITLNELENTLNRKIIITDYSGEDLIEKINNFCKEEK; this is translated from the coding sequence ATGAAGAATACTATAGTTAAAGTGATTCCAGGCAGTATAGCTGAAGAATTAGAGATAGAGGTAGGAGATAAGCTAATTACTATCAATGACACTGTTGTCAAAGATATTATTGACTATAAATTTCTAATGGCTGATGAATATATTGTTGTTCAGATAGAAAAGATAAATGGTGAACTTTGGGATTTAGAAATCGAAAAAGAGTATGATGAAGATTTGGGTGTAGAATTTGAAAGTTCTATTTTAGACAAGGCTAGAAGCTGCTCTAATAAATGTGTGTTTTGTTTTATTGATCAACTTCCGAAAGGCATGAGAAATACTCTATATTTTAAAGATGATGACTCAAGATTATCATTTCTGCAAGGTAACTTTGTAACTATGACAAATATGAAGGATGAAGATATCGATAGGATTATAAGATATAGAATTAGTCCTATTAATGTTTCGGTTCATACTACAAATCCAGAACTTAGAGTAAAAATGCTTAATAATAGATTTGCCGGAAACATATATGAAAGATTAAAAAAGTTGGCTGAAGCAGGAATAGATATTAACTGTCAAATAGTTCTTTGTCCTGGACTAAATAATGGAGAAGAACTCATTAGAACAAGTGAAGATTTATTTAAGCTGTACCCTGCAATAAAAAACTTGGCTGTTGTACCTGTTGGCGCAACAAAATTTAGGGAAGGGCTTTTTCCAGTAACTTTATATGACAGAGAAAGCAGCCGCAAAGAGATTGCTATGGTTTCAACGCTTCAGGAAAAATATATTAGTATAGTTGATCACCCTTTTATCCGGTTATCGGATGAATTTTATATATTGGCCGATTTGGATGTTCCTCCTTCGGAGTTTTATGGTAATTATGAACAGCTGGAAGATGGAATAGGAATGATTAGATTGTTTAGAGATAATATTAATAACACTTTAAAGAACTTAAATAAAAATGCTACAGGATCATTTACATTTATTACTGGAACCTCTGCTTTCAAAGAAATTGAGGCTGCGGCTAAAAGAATTAATTTAGAGAATTCCGAAATTAAAATAGATACTGTAAAAATAGTAAATAGGTTTTTTGGTGAAACTATAACTGTGGCCGGATTATTAACTGGCAGGGATATAATTTCTCAGGTTAAGGAATATGCTTTAGGCGAATACGTAATAATACCTAGAAATATGCTAAGAAGCGGTGAAGATGTTTTTCTTGATGACATTACTTTGAATGAACTTGAAAATACGTTAAACCGAAAAATTATAATAACTGATTATTCAGGAGAAGATTTAATAGAGAAGATTAATAATTTTTGCAAGGAGGAAAAATAA
- the pnpS gene encoding two-component system histidine kinase PnpS, translating to MKRKLIQSILSVLICSVIILTIFFIKIINNQYSQNLQHNLQSNNAFVISLINSNNVLSNESFFKTNLSNIETRVTYIDKSGNVLLDSKIDNETMNNHNNRPEIIQARQKGYGYSVRYSESMKKNMLYAAAEFNDGFIMRSSLPLEFINSFENRYVKSYIIVIVGVILSASVISSRLSQVILKPIKDLQHITFRVANGELFRRVKILSNDEIGELGKAFNDMADKLQKSIKEVTERQTKLEAILKSMDSGVIAVDKNHKVIMINPYAEEIFGINKDIIGQDLMHIIKDFELESIFNNTTDQYTELKLLWPKERDLRIRRADIINDNELIGTVAVVQDITDIKRLENMRSQFVANVSHELKTPLTSIKGFAETLKFVEDPQKRDKFLDIINDEAERLTRLINDILTLSYIEQHKEIKSELFNVNQVIQDVYYLMKNTAENKKINLKTEINKDIMLKGDIDKFKQMLINLVDNAIKYSEEGDRVFIGADIENNKKIIWVEDTGVGMSKEHLSRIFERFYRVDKARSRAQGGTGLGLAIVKHIVLSLNGSINVESEVGKGTKFTVKIPF from the coding sequence ATGAAGAGGAAACTAATACAATCTATTCTTAGTGTACTAATTTGCAGTGTAATCATTTTAACTATATTTTTTATAAAAATTATTAATAACCAATATAGTCAGAACTTGCAGCACAATCTTCAAAGCAATAATGCATTTGTCATAAGCCTAATAAATTCAAATAACGTTTTAAGCAATGAATCTTTCTTTAAAACAAACCTAAGTAATATCGAAACCAGAGTTACATATATAGACAAGTCTGGCAATGTCTTACTTGATTCGAAAATTGATAATGAAACAATGAATAATCACAATAACCGTCCTGAAATTATTCAAGCAAGGCAGAAGGGCTATGGATACAGCGTAAGATATAGCGAATCTATGAAAAAAAACATGCTTTATGCAGCTGCAGAATTTAATGATGGATTTATAATGAGAAGCTCACTGCCTTTGGAATTTATTAATAGCTTTGAAAATAGGTATGTTAAGAGTTATATTATAGTAATAGTAGGTGTAATTTTATCGGCATCAGTTATTTCTTCAAGACTTTCTCAAGTAATACTAAAACCTATAAAGGATCTTCAGCATATAACTTTTAGAGTAGCAAATGGAGAACTTTTTAGGAGAGTTAAGATACTAAGCAATGATGAAATTGGAGAGTTAGGAAAAGCCTTCAATGATATGGCTGATAAACTTCAAAAATCAATTAAAGAAGTGACAGAGAGGCAGACAAAGCTGGAAGCTATTTTAAAAAGTATGGATAGTGGTGTTATAGCTGTAGATAAAAATCATAAGGTGATAATGATAAATCCATATGCTGAAGAGATATTTGGAATTAATAAAGATATAATAGGACAAGATTTAATGCACATTATAAAAGATTTTGAATTAGAGAGCATATTTAATAATACTACTGACCAATATACGGAGCTAAAATTACTATGGCCTAAAGAAAGAGATTTAAGAATTAGAAGGGCAGATATTATTAATGACAATGAGTTAATTGGAACTGTAGCCGTGGTTCAGGATATCACCGATATAAAGAGACTTGAAAATATGAGATCACAGTTTGTTGCAAATGTTTCTCATGAGCTTAAAACTCCTTTAACCTCAATAAAGGGGTTTGCTGAAACTCTTAAATTTGTAGAAGATCCCCAAAAACGAGATAAGTTTCTAGATATTATTAATGATGAAGCTGAAAGGTTAACAAGATTAATTAATGACATTTTAACTTTATCTTATATAGAGCAGCACAAGGAAATAAAAAGTGAATTGTTTAATGTTAACCAGGTAATACAAGATGTGTATTACTTAATGAAAAATACCGCAGAAAATAAAAAAATTAATCTTAAGACTGAAATAAACAAAGATATTATGCTAAAAGGAGATATCGACAAATTTAAGCAGATGCTCATAAACCTTGTAGATAATGCTATAAAATACTCTGAAGAAGGTGATAGAGTATTTATTGGCGCAGATATAGAAAATAATAAAAAAATTATCTGGGTGGAAGATACAGGAGTTGGTATGTCTAAGGAGCATTTAAGCCGTATATTTGAAAGGTTTTATAGAGTTGATAAAGCAAGATCAAGAGCTCAAGGAGGAACGGGTTTAGGACTGGCTATTGTAAAACATATTGTATTAAGTTTAAACGGCAGCATAAATGTTGAAAGTGAAGTAGGAAAGGGAACAAAATTTACTGTTAAAATACCTTTTTAA
- the sigG gene encoding RNA polymerase sporulation sigma factor SigG, translating into MMINKVEICGVNTAKLPVLKEAEMRRLLYNMKDGDEASREKFIKGNLRLVLSVIQRFNNRGENVDDLFQVGCIGLIKAIDNFDLSQNVKFSTYAVPMIIGEIRRYLRDNNSIRVSRSLRDIAYRALQVRDKLVSENNKEPTISQIAKELKVPREEVVFALDAIQDPVSLFEPIYHDGGDAIYVMDQISDNKNLDDSWLENISIKEAMKKLNDREKLILTLRFFDGRTQMEVADEIGISQAQVSRLEKTALRHMRKYI; encoded by the coding sequence ATGATGATAAACAAAGTAGAAATTTGTGGTGTTAATACCGCAAAACTCCCAGTTTTAAAGGAAGCAGAGATGAGACGGCTGCTTTATAACATGAAAGATGGGGATGAAGCTTCTAGAGAAAAATTCATTAAGGGCAATCTAAGATTGGTTTTGAGCGTTATACAAAGATTCAACAATAGAGGAGAAAATGTAGATGATTTATTTCAAGTTGGTTGTATAGGATTAATAAAAGCCATTGATAATTTTGATTTATCCCAAAATGTAAAATTTTCAACATATGCTGTGCCAATGATCATAGGAGAAATAAGAAGATACCTTAGGGATAATAATTCTATTAGGGTTAGCAGATCGCTTAGAGACATAGCCTATAGAGCGCTTCAGGTGAGGGATAAATTAGTAAGTGAGAATAACAAGGAGCCTACTATCTCTCAAATTGCAAAAGAACTTAAGGTTCCTAGAGAAGAGGTTGTGTTTGCATTAGATGCAATTCAAGATCCGGTTTCTCTATTTGAACCCATATACCATGATGGCGGTGATGCTATATATGTTATGGATCAAATCAGCGATAACAAAAATCTAGACGACAGTTGGCTAGAAAATATATCAATAAAAGAGGCTATGAAAAAGCTTAATGATAGGGAAAAACTTATTTTAACGCTGCGATTCTTTGATGGAAGAACTCAAATGGAAGTTGCGGATGAGATAGGAATATCCCAAGCACAAGTATCAAGATTAGAAAAAACAGCCCTTAGACATATGAGAAAATACATATAA
- the nrdR gene encoding transcriptional regulator NrdR, producing the protein MKCPYCGHEESKVVDSRSTEDDMSIRRRRECLKCTKRYTTYEKVEDIPVLIIKKDSSREYFDKSKIINGLLKACQKRPVSRMQIETIADNIEKQLSNQMLTEVKSDYIGEMIMENLKSIDDVAYVRFASVYRQFKDINTFMEEIKNLMINK; encoded by the coding sequence TTGAAATGTCCATACTGCGGCCATGAAGAAAGCAAGGTTGTAGATTCACGGTCAACAGAAGATGATATGTCTATCAGAAGGCGAAGAGAATGCTTAAAATGCACAAAAAGATATACTACATATGAAAAAGTTGAAGATATACCTGTTTTGATTATAAAAAAAGACAGTAGCAGAGAATATTTCGATAAGTCCAAGATTATAAACGGGCTTTTAAAGGCATGCCAGAAGAGACCGGTTTCCCGTATGCAAATAGAAACTATAGCTGATAATATAGAAAAGCAATTAAGCAATCAAATGCTAACTGAGGTTAAATCTGACTATATAGGTGAAATGATAATGGAAAATTTGAAAAGCATAGACGATGTAGCCTATGTTAGATTTGCTTCCGTATATAGACAATTTAAAGACATTAATACATTTATGGAAGAGATTAAAAACTTAATGATAAACAAGTAA
- the spoIVA gene encoding stage IV sporulation protein A, whose product MENFDIYKDIAERTQGDIYVGVVGPVRTGKSSFIKRFMDLMVIPNIENSYKKQRAKDELPQSASGKTIHTTEPKFVPNEAVEVKLGDGAKFKVRMVDCVGYIVKGASGYTEGNEAKMVSTPWYDHEIPFEEAAEIGTKKVINEHSTIGLVVTTDGSITDISREDYTEAEERVVNELKAINKPFIIILNSARVNDPKTLALKLELEAKYDVPVQVMDVLNMKEEDIATVFQVVLKEFPVAEINIDIPEWIEKLDSKHWLKANFFNLVKDMCKKIFKVRDIKRSLDEFKEVEFLDVADLSEMNMGNGTARVGFNPKSGLFYRVLSEVCGYEIKGENELLSIMHDLHRAKVEYDKVEAALKDVKETGYGLVAPQLSEMKLEEPEFVKQGSRCVVKLKASAPSLHFIKADIETEISPIMGTEKQSEELMKSLLEQFENDKSKIWQSNMFGKPLEILVKEELQNKLYKMPEDVQSKLQRTLQKIINEGNGGLICIIL is encoded by the coding sequence TTGGAAAATTTCGATATATATAAGGACATAGCCGAAAGAACGCAGGGAGACATTTATGTTGGAGTTGTTGGACCAGTAAGAACAGGTAAATCGTCGTTTATAAAGAGATTTATGGATTTGATGGTAATACCCAATATTGAGAACTCCTATAAGAAACAAAGGGCAAAGGATGAACTGCCTCAAAGTGCATCAGGAAAAACTATTCATACAACTGAACCTAAATTTGTTCCGAATGAAGCAGTAGAAGTTAAGCTAGGAGATGGGGCTAAATTTAAGGTTAGAATGGTTGATTGTGTTGGTTATATTGTTAAAGGAGCTTCAGGTTATACAGAAGGAAATGAAGCTAAAATGGTATCAACCCCCTGGTATGATCATGAAATACCTTTTGAAGAGGCGGCAGAGATTGGCACAAAGAAGGTTATAAACGAGCACTCAACAATAGGACTAGTTGTAACAACTGATGGTTCCATAACTGATATATCAAGAGAGGATTACACGGAGGCTGAAGAAAGAGTTGTAAATGAATTAAAAGCAATAAATAAGCCATTTATTATTATTTTAAATTCAGCACGTGTTAATGATCCTAAGACATTGGCTCTAAAACTAGAATTAGAAGCAAAATATGATGTTCCTGTTCAGGTTATGGATGTACTTAATATGAAGGAAGAAGATATAGCAACTGTCTTCCAGGTTGTACTTAAGGAATTCCCAGTGGCTGAAATCAACATAGACATACCTGAATGGATTGAAAAATTAGATTCTAAGCACTGGCTTAAGGCTAACTTCTTTAACCTTGTAAAGGATATGTGTAAAAAAATATTTAAGGTTAGAGATATTAAACGCTCGCTTGACGAATTCAAAGAAGTTGAGTTTCTTGATGTAGCAGACCTGAGTGAGATGAACATGGGAAATGGAACAGCTCGTGTAGGTTTCAATCCTAAGAGCGGTTTATTCTACAGAGTTCTGAGTGAAGTATGTGGATATGAAATAAAAGGTGAAAATGAACTTTTATCAATAATGCACGATTTACACAGAGCAAAGGTTGAGTATGATAAGGTAGAAGCTGCTTTAAAAGACGTAAAAGAAACTGGTTACGGTTTGGTTGCTCCTCAGTTATCTGAAATGAAGCTTGAAGAGCCTGAGTTTGTGAAGCAGGGAAGTAGATGTGTTGTTAAGCTTAAGGCAAGCGCACCATCTCTTCACTTTATAAAGGCTGATATTGAGACTGAAATATCACCTATTATGGGCACAGAAAAGCAAAGTGAAGAACTTATGAAGTCGCTTCTTGAACAATTTGAAAATGATAAATCAAAAATCTGGCAAAGCAATATGTTTGGAAAGCCATTAGAAATACTCGTAAAAGAGGAGCTTCAGAACAAGTTATATAAAATGCCTGAAGACGTTCAAAGTAAGCTTCAAAGAACTCTTCAAAAAATTATCAATGAGGGCAATGGCGGCTTGATTTGCATAATACTTTAA
- a CDS encoding YlmC/YmxH family sporulation protein, with the protein MKMELSMYSIGNIRSMEVIDLSTGAKLGFIKDLKVDCDQYKILSILLPNQKISWFSKNDSIEIPWSKVTKIGIDVILVDGSGLAISNRE; encoded by the coding sequence ATGAAAATGGAATTATCTATGTATTCTATAGGAAACATAAGATCTATGGAAGTAATAGACCTATCAACAGGAGCAAAGCTTGGTTTTATAAAAGACTTAAAGGTAGACTGTGATCAATATAAAATTTTATCTATACTTTTACCAAATCAGAAAATATCCTGGTTCAGTAAAAATGATAGTATTGAAATTCCGTGGTCAAAGGTAACGAAGATAGGTATTGACGTAATTCTTGTTGATGGAAGCGGGTTAGCGATTAGCAATAGAGAGTAG
- the der gene encoding ribosome biogenesis GTPase Der, with the protein MGKPIVAIVGRPNVGKSTLFNKIAGKRISIVEDIPGVTRDRVYAEAEWLRYNFTIIDTGGIEPENGDVILSQMRRQAQIAIDTANVIVFIVDGKEGLTGADAEVAQMLRKSKKPIVLVVNKVDSLKEEDNAYEFYNLGIGDPITISSSQGLGLGDMLDRVVSYFPEDDSSSEEDEYIKIAMVGKPNVGKSSLINKLLGEERVIVSDIPGTTRDAIDSVLETDIGKFLLIDTAGLRRKSKIKEELERYSAVRTLAAIERADICILMIDATEGVSDQDEKIIGYAHEQGKAIMVIVNKWDLIEKDDKTMDTFKKNLQYNLSFIDYAPYLFISAKTGQRVHKVLEVAKECYGNFSKRVSTGLLNDVINKAVLMKEPPIVGLKRLKIYYVTQAETKPPLFIFFINDYQTLHFSYERYLVNQLRENFDFKGTTIKLQFRERKE; encoded by the coding sequence ATGGGCAAACCGATTGTGGCAATAGTTGGAAGACCGAATGTGGGAAAATCCACTCTTTTTAACAAGATTGCTGGAAAGAGAATTTCTATAGTTGAAGATATTCCGGGGGTAACAAGAGATAGAGTATACGCTGAGGCAGAATGGCTAAGATATAATTTTACTATTATTGATACTGGTGGTATAGAGCCTGAAAATGGAGATGTTATATTATCTCAAATGAGACGGCAGGCACAGATTGCTATTGATACAGCTAACGTTATAGTGTTTATTGTTGATGGTAAAGAGGGCCTTACAGGTGCTGATGCAGAAGTTGCTCAGATGCTTAGGAAAAGTAAGAAGCCTATAGTATTAGTTGTAAACAAGGTGGACTCACTAAAGGAAGAAGACAATGCCTATGAGTTTTATAATTTAGGAATAGGTGATCCTATTACCATATCTTCATCACAAGGCTTAGGATTAGGTGATATGCTAGACAGAGTAGTATCTTATTTTCCAGAAGATGATTCTTCTAGTGAAGAAGATGAGTATATTAAGATAGCTATGGTTGGGAAACCTAATGTAGGAAAATCCTCACTTATTAATAAGCTTTTAGGTGAAGAAAGAGTTATAGTTAGCGATATCCCTGGAACTACGCGTGATGCAATAGATAGTGTACTAGAAACAGATATAGGAAAGTTTTTGCTTATTGATACGGCTGGACTCAGAAGGAAAAGCAAGATAAAAGAAGAACTTGAAAGATATAGTGCTGTAAGAACTTTAGCTGCTATTGAAAGAGCTGATATTTGTATTTTAATGATAGATGCTACTGAAGGTGTATCAGATCAAGACGAAAAAATTATTGGTTATGCCCATGAACAAGGAAAAGCAATAATGGTTATAGTTAATAAATGGGACCTGATTGAAAAAGACGATAAAACTATGGATACCTTCAAAAAGAATCTTCAGTATAATTTATCCTTTATAGATTATGCGCCATATCTCTTTATATCTGCAAAGACTGGTCAGAGAGTGCACAAGGTGCTTGAAGTAGCTAAAGAATGCTATGGAAACTTTTCTAAGCGTGTATCTACAGGGCTCTTAAATGACGTAATAAACAAGGCAGTTTTAATGAAGGAACCACCTATTGTTGGCTTAAAGAGACTAAAGATTTACTATGTAACACAAGCTGAGACTAAACCACCATTATTTATATTTTTTATTAATGATTATCAAACATTGCATTTTTCATATGAGAGATATTTAGTAAACCAGCTTAGAGAAAACTTTGACTTCAAGGGAACTACAATAAAACTACAATTCAGAGAGAGGAAAGAGTAA
- the pgeF gene encoding peptidoglycan editing factor PgeF: MESLYIDNHEFLKVKEDNANILFSTSKGELDFNINYTEGKDNIEKLKAWFCLKDVGYLSQIHSGNIFTYDGNLYEGDALITDKKNVAVGIFTADCVPVLIFDKAKQVIAAVHSGWKGTLNGISANTVLELINNYGSIPEDLIVYIGPHNRGCCYEIGKDVEELFLDNKLYRDLEIVNQGNLNLERCIVAQLEHVGVQQKNIKCIDICTYCSEDVQLYSYRKDKDSCGRMFSFVYLE, from the coding sequence TTGGAATCATTATATATAGATAATCATGAATTTTTGAAGGTAAAAGAGGACAATGCTAATATATTATTTTCTACTTCTAAGGGAGAGCTTGATTTTAATATAAACTATACAGAAGGTAAAGATAACATTGAAAAATTAAAAGCTTGGTTCTGTTTAAAGGATGTAGGATATCTTTCTCAAATACACAGTGGCAATATTTTTACTTATGATGGCAATTTATACGAAGGGGATGCTTTGATAACTGATAAAAAGAATGTAGCTGTTGGTATATTTACAGCAGATTGTGTACCGGTTTTAATCTTTGACAAGGCTAAGCAAGTTATTGCAGCCGTTCACAGTGGGTGGAAGGGGACTCTTAATGGAATTTCTGCAAATACTGTATTAGAACTCATAAATAATTATGGAAGTATTCCTGAGGATTTAATAGTATATATAGGGCCTCATAACAGGGGGTGCTGCTATGAAATAGGAAAGGATGTAGAAGAGTTATTTTTAGATAATAAGCTGTATAGAGATTTAGAAATAGTAAATCAGGGAAATCTAAATCTTGAAAGGTGCATTGTTGCTCAATTAGAACATGTAGGAGTACAGCAAAAAAATATTAAATGTATTGATATTTGTACCTATTGTAGTGAAGATGTGCAACTTTATTCCTATAGAAAAGATAAGGATAGCTGTGGTAGAATGTTTTCCTTTGTCTATTTAGAGTAA
- the sigE gene encoding RNA polymerase sporulation sigma factor SigE: MIRLKILLNRLLTRFKAFVGKLYYIGGNDALPPPLSKEEEEDLVAKLVIGDESVRSILIERNLRLVVYIARKFENTGVNVEDLISVGTIGLIKAVNTFDPNKKIKLATYGSRCIENEILMYLRRNSKVKAEISFYEPLNIDWDGNELLLSDILGTENDAVYNLIEDEVDKQLLFVAMKKLNKREKEIVQLRFGLNGEGEKTQKEVADMLGISQSYISRLEKRIIKRLKKEINKMI, encoded by the coding sequence ATGATTAGATTAAAAATATTATTAAACAGATTATTGACCAGATTCAAAGCTTTCGTTGGGAAATTATATTACATTGGTGGAAACGATGCATTACCTCCTCCATTAAGTAAGGAAGAAGAAGAGGACTTGGTTGCAAAGCTTGTTATTGGTGATGAGAGTGTCAGATCAATATTGATTGAAAGAAACTTAAGACTGGTAGTATATATTGCTCGTAAATTCGAAAATACTGGTGTTAATGTTGAAGATTTAATTTCAGTAGGAACTATTGGGCTTATAAAGGCTGTAAATACTTTTGACCCAAATAAAAAGATAAAGCTCGCAACCTATGGATCTAGATGTATTGAAAATGAGATATTAATGTATTTAAGAAGAAATAGTAAAGTAAAAGCAGAAATATCTTTTTATGAACCATTGAATATAGATTGGGATGGCAATGAACTTCTACTTTCAGATATTTTGGGAACAGAGAATGATGCTGTATATAATTTAATAGAAGATGAGGTAGACAAGCAGTTGCTATTTGTCGCTATGAAAAAATTAAATAAAAGAGAAAAAGAAATTGTACAATTGAGATTTGGATTAAATGGTGAAGGAGAAAAAACGCAAAAGGAAGTAGCTGATATGCTTGGAATATCGCAGTCTTATATATCAAGACTGGAAAAAAGAATTATTAAGAGACTAAAAAAAGAAATAAATAAAATGATATAA
- a CDS encoding response regulator transcription factor codes for MLEYKILAVDDEEHIQELLKFNLENSGYKVICCSTGTEALKLAKVEKPDLILLDVMLPGIDGYDVCKEIRKDNNISSIPIIMITAKSEELDKILGLELGADDYMTKPFSIRELLARVKAVLRRTTIQPIDKSYRFDNIIVDFEKHEVTKEGKRVELTLKEFEVLEILIKNKGRVVTREFLLDKVWGYEYFGETRTVDVHIRHLRQKIEEDDKSPKFIETIRGVGYRFNIGD; via the coding sequence ATGTTGGAATATAAGATACTAGCTGTTGACGATGAAGAACATATACAAGAGTTATTAAAATTCAATTTAGAAAATAGCGGGTATAAAGTCATATGCTGCAGTACTGGCACAGAAGCTTTAAAGCTTGCCAAGGTAGAAAAACCAGATTTAATTCTGCTGGATGTAATGCTTCCTGGAATAGATGGCTATGACGTTTGCAAAGAAATTAGAAAGGATAATAATATATCCAGTATACCTATTATCATGATAACTGCTAAGAGTGAGGAATTGGATAAAATACTTGGCTTGGAACTAGGTGCAGATGACTATATGACTAAGCCATTTTCTATAAGAGAACTTTTGGCAAGGGTTAAGGCTGTATTAAGAAGAACTACTATCCAACCTATAGATAAGTCCTATAGATTTGATAATATAATAGTTGATTTTGAGAAACACGAAGTAACAAAGGAAGGAAAAAGAGTCGAATTAACCCTTAAAGAATTTGAAGTGCTTGAAATACTTATAAAAAATAAAGGTAGAGTTGTAACTAGAGAATTTCTTTTAGATAAGGTTTGGGGATATGAATATTTTGGTGAAACTAGAACTGTAGACGTTCATATCAGACATTTAAGGCAGAAGATTGAAGAGGACGATAAGTCACCAAAATTTATCGAAACAATAAGAGGGGTTGGGTACAGGTTTAATATAGGAGACTAA